In the Hordeum vulgare subsp. vulgare chromosome 7H, MorexV3_pseudomolecules_assembly, whole genome shotgun sequence genome, one interval contains:
- the LOC123409809 gene encoding uncharacterized protein LOC123409809 has product MDPPPPPTRPADRAAQDQDDTAQSAQGPNSRRPNLSLQIPTRTLDNHLPTSTRINISASPSSTRTGLPPRPNSARPKSSIKQQSFRLRSSAQEGDRTILLLPGTGSEGLQDNPIQPGSFSFRKVINSLSAKRTYSLPVTPVGTSDKASPLGIQIVDQPTASKQEVQAQIRRSLSVPGNRKNRSLRRADSLGVIRVIPTTPRPVPADTVAPTDATEETVDGPGDGGEDIPEEEAVCRICFVELNEGGETLKMECSCKGELALAHQDCAVKWFSIKGNKICDVCRQEVRNLPVTLLRLPTQTVTRRLANGAQQRAAQQYRFWQDIPILVMVSMLAYFCFLEQLLVTDLQSRALAISLPFSCVLGLLSSMIASTMVTKSYLWAYASFQFAIVILFAHIFYNVLRVNAVLAVLLSSFTGFGIAISTNSLLVECMRWRSRRRSQRLAQTQPQPTNEDQHPGSGNNSASENSGDRQQQGQPPQSGVHIV; this is encoded by the exons ATggacccgccgccgccgccgacacgCCCCGCCGACCGCGCG GCACAAGACCAGGATGACACCGCCCAAAGTGCACAGGGGCCCAATTCGCGAAGGCCAAACCTTTCTTTGCAAATACCAACCAGGACCTTGGATAACCATTTGCCTACTTCAACGAGGATCAATATATCCGCCAGCCCCAGCTCGACAAGAACTGGATTGCCGCCAAGGCCTAATTCTGCTAGACCAAAATCATCTATCAAGCAGCAGAGTTTCAGGTTAAGGAGTTCAGCACAGGAAGGTGACCGGACAATCCTCCTGCTTCCTGGGACGGGGTCGGAAGGGTTGCAAGATAATCCAATTCAACCAGGATCTTTCTCTTTTAGAAAGGTCATTAACTCGTTATCGGCAAAACGTACCTATTCTTTGCCGGTCACGCCTGTTGGAACATCTGATAAAGCTTCGCCCCTGGGAATTCAGATAGTCGACCAGCCAACTGCATCC AAACAAGAAGTTCAAGCACAAATTAGGCGATCGCTTTCAGTACCAGGAAATCGCAAAAACAGGAGTTTGAGGCGCGCAGATTCATTAGGTGTTATCCGTGTGATTCCAACAACTCCACGACCTGTTCCAGCTGATACAGTTGCACCAACTGATGCCACTGAAGAAACAGTTGACG GTCCTGGAGATGGAGGTGAAGATATTCCTGAAGAAGAGGCAGTCTGCAGAATTTGTTTTGTTGAACTAAACGAAGGCGGGGAAACACTTAAAATGGAGTGTAGCTGCAAAGGAGAGCTTGCCCTCGCGCACCAAGATTGTGCTGTCAAATGGTTtagcatcaagggtaacaagatatgTGATGTCTGCAGACAAGAGGTTAGGAATCTGCCAGTGACTCTGTTGAGACTACCGACTCAAACTGTTACCAGGCGACTAGCAAATGGTGCTCAGCAAAGAGCAGCTCAACAGTACAG ATTTTGGCAGGACATTCCAATTTTAGTGATGGTTAGCATGCTTGcatacttttgtttcttggaacaACTTCTG GTTACTGATTTGCAGTCACGTGCGCTGGCAATTTCATTGCCTTTCTCATGTGTGTTGGGTCTCCTTTCTTCCATGATAGCATCCACTATGG TGACCAAAAGCTACCTGTGGGCCTATGCTTCCTTCCAGTTTGCTATTGTGATCCTTTTTGCCCATATCTTCTACAACGTG CTAAGAGTGAATGCAGTCCTTGCGGTCCTACTCTCGTCGTTCACCGGGTTCGGGATCGCTATCAGTACGAACTCACTGCTAGTGGAGTGCATGAGGTGGAGATCCAGGAGGAGGAGCCAGCGGTTAGCTCAG